In Candidatus Babeliales bacterium, the following are encoded in one genomic region:
- a CDS encoding type I glyceraldehyde-3-phosphate dehydrogenase, which produces MIRVAINGFGRIGRNFLRSCLQDADAMQRMVVVAINIGSAQKDAVAHMFKYDTLMGIYPGTVAVQGDLLEVDGYRIALVAERDPEQIAWGKMNIDWVAECSGHFTKREGAIKHIQAGAKKVLISAPAHGEDIAIIPGVNDAQYNAASHAIVSLGSCTTNAWLPMLKVIHDAFTIERSFMTTVHAYTNTQVLLDVESDDLRRSRAAACNIIPTSTGASQMISKVLPELAGLTEAVSLRVPVAKVSLIDLVFITKKSMTVDAINDVFQRASEGPMKGIMGVTQEPLVSSDFSGDARSVIIDSLLTITCGDTMGKAFGWYDNEWGYSCRMKDFLVKNG; this is translated from the coding sequence ATGATACGAGTAGCGATTAATGGGTTTGGAAGAATTGGAAGAAATTTTTTACGTAGTTGCTTGCAAGATGCAGATGCAATGCAACGGATGGTTGTAGTTGCTATTAATATTGGTTCTGCACAAAAAGATGCCGTTGCGCATATGTTTAAATATGACACATTGATGGGGATCTATCCAGGCACTGTGGCCGTGCAAGGAGATCTGTTAGAAGTTGATGGATATCGTATTGCTTTGGTGGCTGAGCGCGATCCTGAACAGATTGCCTGGGGAAAAATGAATATTGATTGGGTTGCTGAATGTTCCGGTCATTTTACCAAACGGGAAGGTGCGATTAAGCATATACAAGCAGGTGCAAAAAAAGTGCTTATTTCTGCACCCGCGCATGGAGAAGATATTGCGATTATTCCCGGTGTGAATGATGCGCAGTACAACGCTGCATCCCATGCAATTGTTTCTTTGGGCAGTTGTACCACAAATGCGTGGCTGCCGATGTTAAAAGTTATTCATGATGCATTCACCATTGAACGCAGTTTTATGACAACAGTGCATGCGTACACTAATACGCAAGTACTTCTTGATGTTGAATCAGATGATTTGCGACGTTCGCGTGCGGCAGCATGCAACATTATTCCAACATCAACAGGCGCTTCACAGATGATTAGCAAGGTGTTACCAGAGCTAGCAGGTCTTACGGAAGCAGTTTCATTGCGAGTGCCAGTGGCAAAAGTTTCGTTAATTGACTTGGTTTTTATTACTAAAAAATCGATGACAGTTGACGCAATTAATGATGTATTTCAGCGAGCAAGTGAAGGTCCTATGAAAGGCATTATGGGTGTTACGCAAGAGCCATTGGTTTCTAGTGATTTCAGTGGTGATGCTCGATCAGTTATTATCGATAGTTTGCTGACAATCACCTGTGGAGATACAATGGGCAAAGCGTTTGGTTGGTATGATAATGAATGGGGATATAGCTGTCGGATGAAGGATTTTTTAGTAAAGAATGGGTAG
- a CDS encoding deoxyribonuclease IV codes for MKDVGIHVRLNGSLLSALERIVIAGMPFFQCFLVSHKSNDMIHVTEQEKKDFLVMRRAWAGNIYLHASYWINLAGVQYTGHRALYRELRLARSLEFTHIVAHSGSAKGAAHKSDGIDALARAVNEFLTYESSLSLVLENTAHGGMAVGGDFNDFKAMLELVDKPERVSFCVDTAHAHSYGYNLIGQENRQQFIDVLEKTIGIDAIGLIHLNDTAEKLGSKIDRHEVLGEGVLGMQALKEFVLDERLAQIPILLELPVVSSEQELATVEIVRSW; via the coding sequence GTGAAGGATGTTGGAATACATGTACGTCTTAATGGATCTTTATTATCTGCATTAGAACGGATAGTAATAGCCGGAATGCCATTTTTTCAATGCTTTCTTGTGTCACATAAATCAAACGATATGATTCATGTAACAGAACAAGAAAAAAAAGATTTTTTAGTTATGCGGCGGGCATGGGCAGGTAATATTTATTTACATGCTTCGTATTGGATTAATTTGGCCGGTGTGCAATACACGGGCCATCGTGCATTATATCGTGAACTACGCTTAGCCCGCTCATTAGAATTTACGCATATTGTGGCACATTCCGGATCGGCAAAAGGCGCAGCACACAAATCTGATGGTATTGACGCCCTTGCGCGTGCGGTGAATGAGTTTCTTACTTATGAATCATCGCTTTCATTGGTGCTTGAAAATACGGCACATGGTGGCATGGCGGTAGGAGGCGATTTTAATGATTTTAAGGCAATGCTTGAATTGGTAGATAAGCCAGAACGGGTGTCATTTTGTGTCGATACGGCGCATGCGCATTCATATGGATATAATTTGATAGGGCAAGAAAATCGGCAGCAATTTATAGATGTTTTAGAAAAAACCATTGGTATAGATGCAATTGGCTTGATTCATTTGAATGATACAGCAGAAAAATTGGGTTCAAAAATTGATCGGCATGAGGTATTAGGTGAAGGAGTTCTCGGCATGCAAGCATTGAAAGAGTTTGTATTGGATGAGCGGTTAGCACAGATTCCTATTTTGCTGGAATTGCCGGTGGTGTCATCAGAGCAAGAGTTAGCGACGGTGGAGATAGTGCGTAGTTGGTAG
- a CDS encoding phosphomannomutase/phosphoglucomutase, whose protein sequence is MNDVIFRQYDIRGKVGIDLLIDQVYAFGRALAYYFLQKNPQIKTVVVGMDGRVHSAALQEQLTAGLIDSGLNVLFIGTCPSPVMYFAVYNYDVQAGVMITASHNGKEYNGFKIKLGTESVCGDQIQEIKQLFKAQKEVAAQQKGSITREPVVEAYIDWLADHFASLRSMQLSVVVDCGNGAAGTVLPQLVQRMDWPNVQLLYPEVDGTYPHHDANPIEEKNMADVKQILATTDIKLGVGLDGDADRMAAMTKEGYLIPGDKLLGILSKPIVDHHKGTAIVFDSTCSGALAELLAQWGARPIMSPTGSSYIKQYMKKSGALFGGEVSCHFFFADRYFGYDDGIYAMMRLFEIVIESPSLTAKLVEFPVKYGSGNIRIACPDESKEFVVSALKQYFQADPDVTINCLDGIRVLWQGGWGLVRASNTEPKLSVRFEANSQQELHDIRQRFIQALSGYFDRTVLEKDLL, encoded by the coding sequence ATGAATGATGTGATATTTCGTCAATATGATATTCGAGGAAAAGTAGGGATAGACCTCTTGATTGATCAGGTATACGCCTTTGGGCGGGCGCTGGCGTACTATTTTTTGCAGAAAAATCCGCAGATAAAAACGGTTGTGGTCGGGATGGATGGTCGAGTGCATTCGGCGGCGTTGCAGGAGCAGTTAACAGCAGGATTGATTGATAGTGGTCTGAATGTACTTTTTATAGGTACGTGTCCTTCACCGGTTATGTATTTTGCAGTATATAATTATGATGTGCAGGCGGGGGTAATGATAACCGCCTCACATAATGGTAAAGAATACAACGGGTTTAAAATAAAATTAGGTACAGAATCGGTTTGTGGCGATCAGATTCAAGAAATTAAACAGTTATTTAAAGCACAAAAAGAAGTTGCTGCTCAACAAAAAGGATCGATAACAAGAGAGCCAGTTGTTGAGGCATATATTGATTGGTTGGCAGATCATTTTGCATCGTTACGAAGCATGCAATTATCAGTTGTTGTTGATTGCGGTAATGGTGCAGCAGGGACTGTGCTGCCACAATTAGTGCAACGTATGGATTGGCCAAATGTGCAGCTTTTGTATCCAGAGGTTGATGGCACCTATCCGCATCATGATGCAAACCCGATAGAAGAAAAAAATATGGCCGATGTAAAACAGATATTGGCTACGACAGACATTAAGCTAGGGGTTGGTCTTGACGGTGATGCAGATCGTATGGCGGCTATGACCAAAGAGGGATATCTTATTCCGGGGGATAAGCTATTAGGTATTTTGAGTAAGCCGATTGTTGATCATCATAAAGGGACTGCTATTGTTTTTGATAGCACCTGTTCCGGTGCACTTGCAGAGTTACTTGCGCAATGGGGAGCGCGTCCGATTATGTCACCAACTGGTTCATCATATATCAAACAGTACATGAAAAAATCAGGCGCATTATTTGGCGGAGAGGTGAGTTGTCACTTTTTCTTTGCGGATCGGTATTTTGGCTATGACGATGGCATTTACGCGATGATGCGGTTATTTGAAATTGTTATCGAGTCTCCTTCATTAACGGCAAAGCTTGTAGAATTTCCCGTTAAATATGGATCTGGCAATATTCGTATTGCCTGTCCTGATGAAAGCAAGGAGTTTGTTGTCTCCGCATTAAAGCAGTATTTTCAAGCAGATCCGGATGTGACAATCAATTGTTTAGATGGTATACGTGTTTTATGGCAAGGTGGTTGGGGATTGGTGCGGGCTTCCAATACAGAGCCAAAATTATCAGTACGTTTTGAAGCAAATTCGCAACAAGAGTTGCATGATATTAGACAGCGTTTTATACAGGCACTCAGTGGTTATTTTGATCGCACTGTGCTTGAAAAAGATCTGTTGTAA